CGGCGGGTTCACCCGCGTCATCGCACGCGCGCACGCGCTGGCAGAAGTTGGTCGTGGGAGACCTCTTCGACCACCGCCTGCGCGCACGCGCGCACGCGCGGGCAGAAGCCCGCGGGGGCGACGGGCGGGCGGGGGCGCGTGCTCAGCCGTGGGGAGAACGCAGCATCGCGACCAGGTGCGCGGCGGCCGTCGACAAGTGGCGGCGCGCCTCGGCCAGGTCGGTCTGCGACACCCCGTGGTCTCGGGCCGCGTCCCGGACATCGTCACGGAACTTGTCGAGCAGCCGCTCAAGCTCCCTGACGGGCTCCTCGGCCCGCTCCGCCCACGCTTCCTCGGCCCGCTCCGCCCACGCTTCCTCGGCCCGCTGCGCCCGCGGTTCCCCGGCCCGCTCCGCCCGTGCCTGCTCCGGCCCGCGGCCCGGCCCGCGGGCCCGGTCGCCCTGCCACTCCTCCGACGGAGGGCTCACGTACCGGCTCCAGCCGCCTATCTCGCCGCTCAGTCCTTCGAGGCCCTCCCGGATCGCTCCCGACCAGTCACCGGCGTTCGCGTGGGACTGGACCCGGTCGTGGATGCGCCGCGCGGCCTCCTCGAAACGGTGACGCGCCGCCTCGGTCGCCTCCTGCGCCTGTTTCGCCTCCCGCCGGGCCCGGCGGGACTCTTCCTTGGCGCGGCGCGCCTGCGCCGCCCACGCCGCGCGGCCGGCCGCCGTCTCCGTCGAGGTGCGCGCGGCGGCCGTGGCCTGCCGCACCTCCTGGCGCAGGTCGTGGGCCGACCCGCTGACGTCCTCCCGTATGTCCGCGGCCAGCGCCGCCAGGGAGTCCCGGATCTCCCGCTCCAGCTGGGTCAGCTCCGCCTCCCTCGCCGCCAACTCGCGCTCGCCCTCGGCGGTCAGCGAGTAGACCTTCCGCCCGCCTTCCTCGGTATGGGTGACCAGACCTTCGGCGGCCAGCTTCGCCAGTCGCGGGTAGACCGTGCCGGCCGACGGGGCGTAGAGCCCCTGGAAGCGCTCCTCCAGCAGCCGGATCACCTCGTAGCCGTGCCGGGGCGCCTCCGCCAGAAGCTTCAGCAGGTAGAGGCGAAGTCGGCCGTGGCCGAAGACGGGAGGCATGTCAGACGTCCTTACGCGAGGTGGATGCGGCGGCGGCCGGGCCCGGCTCGGCCGGTGGGCGGCGCAGCAGCGCTATCGGACCGGAGACCGTGGAGCAGTGCACCGCCCCCGCTCCGGTGCCCAGCGTGCCGGAGAGCTGTCTCGCCCCCCACAGGCCCGAGACCCTCAGCTCGGGGAAAGCGGAGGAGATCACGCCGCCCGCGGTACCGGCCGAGACGCGGGCGCCGGCCGACTCGGGCAGCCGGACCGCGATCTCGCCCGACACCGTGTTCAGCCGGACGTTCGCCGGTGCGCCGCCGTCCGCGAGGTCGACCACCATGTCCCCGCTGACGGAGTCGGCCTTCAGGCCCGGTGGGGTGCTGTCGATCACGGTCAGATTGCCCGAGACGGTGCTGAAGGTGAGCCGCCCGCCGAGCGCCTGGGCCTCGACGTCGCCCGAGACGGTCTCGGCCCGTACCCGTCCGTCGAGCCCGACGAGGGTGGTGCTGCCGCTGACCCCCCGCACGTCCGTACGTCCCGAGACGCCGCCGATCACCGCGGACGCGCCGACCACGCCGACGGTCAGGCGGCTGCGCGACGGGATCGACACCGAGACGACCGCGGTCCTGCGCCTCCCCTTGACGTCCAGCCACTTCAGGAAGTCGCGCCAGGGCAGGTCGTCGTAGGCGATCGTGAGCGAGCCGCCGTCGAGGCGCACGCTCAGGGGCGGCCCCGCGACGTCGGCGATCTCCACCCGCGCCGCCGTCCCCTCGGTGCCCACCACGTTGACCGCGCCGTTGACCACGCGCACGTCCAGCTCGTCGATGAGCCTGTCGTCGAAGGTGAGGGTCTGCGCCTCGGTGACGGACCACTCGGATTGCACCGCCATGGTGGGACTCCCCGCTGAACACACCGGATGATGACGCGACCGTATATCGCGTCCACCCTCAACACGATATATCGCGTACTGTTCAAGTCAAGTGGTCCCGGCGCGGGCCCATCGGCGCACGCCCCCCGGCTTCGTTTCCCGCCGCCCGCCGCCCGCCGCCCGCCGCCCAATCGTCGCGAGCCGTCCGGTCGTCGTCAGGGTGCCGTCAGTCCTCCTCGCCGTCCTCGTCGTCGAGCCGCGCGAGCCATGTCGCGAGCCGTTCCACGGGCACCTCGAAGTCGGGGTTGAGGTCGACGAACAGGCGGAGTTGATCGGCCAGCCACTCGAAGGTGACCTCCTCGTCGCCGCGCCGCTGCGCCAACTCCTCGATACCGCGGTCAGTGAAGTACACGACGTGCTCCCGGACGCCAGAGGTGGGAAGGAAAACCCCAGGATAGGCAGCTGTCGGTACCGGCGGTTAACCTGCATGCACACACGCGCACGACGGGGGGTCGCATGAGCAGTGGAGTCACCAGGATCAGCCTGCCGGACGGTACGCCGGTATGGGCCCGCATCTCGGACGCGGAGCAGGTGCTGCCCGCGCCTCGCGGCACGGGTGACGCCGGGTACACCGACACGGGCACGGCCGGCGGGAGCGGCGCCGGGTACGTCGACACCGGCCTCGTCGACCGCGCCGCCGCACAGGTCGAGAGCCTGCGCGGGCTGATCACCGGCGTCGCCTCGTCCGTGGCCGACGGGCTCCGCGCCGCGCGCCCCGACGAGGTCAGCGTCACGTTCGGCATCGAGTTGACCGCGAAGGCGGGCCGGGTCGTCGGGCTCCTCGCGGACGGGGAGGCCAAGGGCGCCATCACCGTGACGCTCACGTGGCAGGGCGGACCACCGGAGGGGTTGGGGCAGGTGGAATGACGTGGGCGGACGAAGGGGGCGCGCAGCCGGTGGACGTGGACCCCTTCGAGACCCTGGCGCCACTGGCCGCCGCGGCGACGGTGCGCATCCATGCCGCGCCGAGGGGGTATGACGGGGGCGAGGCGGCTTCCCGGCCGTGGGGCAGCGGGTTCTTCGTGGCCCCCAACTGGGTGCTCACCTGCGCCCACGTGGCACTGCGCGGGGGAAGCGGCCCGGAAGGGCGCGACGAGGTGGGGCTGACGATCCGGGGAGTCGAGCGGCCGGTCCGCGGCCGGGTCGAATGGGCCAGGCCCGAGGGGAACCCGGCGGGCGGACTGTGGCCCGCGCCCGACCTCGCGCTCGTGCGCCTCCTCGATCCGGTCCCGCACAGCTGCGTCTGGCTCACCGAGCGCACCGCGCGGGTCTTCACCCGCGGCGAGGTCGCCTTCTTCGGGTGCCTGAGGACCGAGGACGGCATCGAGGACATCAGCGGCCGGTGCACCATCAGGGGCGAGCTGGGCGGCGACGGCCTGCTCAAGCTCGGCGGGGAGGACGAGGTGCCCGAGGGCGTCTCGGGCGGTCCCGTGGTCGACCTGAGGCGCGGCGAGGTGATCGGCATTCTCAAGGCGCGGCGTTCCGCGGGGCGCGACGGCGGGCTTGCCACCTCCATCGTCCAGCTGCGCCGCATGCCGCTGCCCGCCGACCCCCAGCTCGCCGAGCGGGACGACCTGTACCAGCGCGTCCTCGGCGCCCACGACCGGTACCACGCCGACCGCTATCTCGACGTGGCCGACCTGGCCGAGCAGACCTGGACCGACGCGCAGAGCGACGTGCGGGCGGCGGCGGGGCGCGCGCTGACGCCCGGGCAGCGCGTGGAACTGCTGGGGTTACTCGCCCAGTTGCCGCCGCCCGTCTCCACCAGGCGGCTCGACGAGATGATCACCGCGCTGCGGGGTCGGCCCTACGAGGGCACGCTGCCCGCGCCGCGCGGCTGGCGCGACGGGCTCGGACTGCTGTACGAACTCCGGCAGGGGACCGCCGAGTTGGAGCTCGTCCTGCGCTACGCGGTGCACGCGGCCACGGCCGACCGGCCCTACCCGGCGGAGCCGGGCGTGGAGGCGCGGCTGCGGGACTGGGCCGGCGCCGCCGCCGCGGGGGCCGGCCTCTCCCGCTGGTTCCGCGCCAACCTCAGGCTCGAACAGGACGCGCGCATCCGGGAACGCGAGGCCCGCCGCGTGCTGGCCGGGCCGCCCGCTCCGCGGGGCACGCCCGCCCTCGCGGAACCGCCGTGGGAGCCGGCCGCGGCGGGCCGCACCGCCGCGCCCCCGGGCGCCGCGGGTCCCGGCCCGTTCCCGTGGTCGGGCCCCGCCGCGGCCGGCGTGCCGGGGGGAGCGGCCGGCGGCCCGGCCCGGGACACGGGGCTGCCCGACGCCTACCCGGCTCCGGCCCAGCAGCCCTTCGTCCTGCTGGAGATCACCCCGCACGGCTGGGAGCGCGGCCGGTACGACTGGCGCGTGTGCGCCGGACGCGCGACCGGTGAACTGACCTCCATCGACGAGGACTTCCGCGCCCCGGGTCCCGACGAGCCGCCGGAACGGCTGCGCGCCGCGCTGGCCGAGGCGTTCCGCCGGGGCGACGAGCCGGACGGGCCGGTCCCGCTGCACGTGGCCGTGCCCTACTCGCTGCTCGGCTTCCCCGTGGAGGAGTGGCGGCTCGCCCCCGGCGGGCCCCAGCTGGGCGAGCAGCGCCCCGTCGTCGTCCGCTGCACCGACCCGGTGCCCGAGGCGGAGGACAGCGACGAGGTGCGCGCCATGCGCCTGGCGCGCTGGGCGAAGGTGCACGCCGGGCCCATGAGCGCGGATGTCCTCGACTGCGCGGACGACCGGCCCCGCCCGCTGCCCGTGCCGGCCGTTCTGATGGGCCGTGACCCGGCGACCGTTCCCGTGCTGTGCCGCACGCCTGTTTCGGGCGGCGAGCCTGCCGCCCTGCATCGGGTGATGGCCAGTGGGTACAACGTCATCCTGTGGCGACGCGACGCGCGGGACCGGGGCCGGGGCTGCGGCGACTTCCACAGCGGTGTCGACCGCACCGTGAGCGGTGCGGGGCACGCGGGCCTGCTGCCGGACGCGCTGTGGCAGTTGCGCGCCGCGGTCGGCGGCGGCCTGGCGGACGCCGACTGGGCACGCGGGCTCGCGCTGCTCTACGCGGACCCCGCCGGCCCCCTGCCGGGCACGGACGATC
Above is a genomic segment from Streptomyces marincola containing:
- a CDS encoding PadR family transcriptional regulator, with product MPPVFGHGRLRLYLLKLLAEAPRHGYEVIRLLEERFQGLYAPSAGTVYPRLAKLAAEGLVTHTEEGGRKVYSLTAEGERELAAREAELTQLEREIRDSLAALAADIREDVSGSAHDLRQEVRQATAAARTSTETAAGRAAWAAQARRAKEESRRARREAKQAQEATEAARHRFEEAARRIHDRVQSHANAGDWSGAIREGLEGLSGEIGGWSRYVSPPSEEWQGDRARGPGRGPEQARAERAGEPRAQRAEEAWAERAEEAWAERAEEPVRELERLLDKFRDDVRDAARDHGVSQTDLAEARRHLSTAAAHLVAMLRSPHG
- a CDS encoding DUF4097 family beta strand repeat-containing protein; translated protein: MAVQSEWSVTEAQTLTFDDRLIDELDVRVVNGAVNVVGTEGTAARVEIADVAGPPLSVRLDGGSLTIAYDDLPWRDFLKWLDVKGRRRTAVVSVSIPSRSRLTVGVVGASAVIGGVSGRTDVRGVSGSTTLVGLDGRVRAETVSGDVEAQALGGRLTFSTVSGNLTVIDSTPPGLKADSVSGDMVVDLADGGAPANVRLNTVSGEIAVRLPESAGARVSAGTAGGVISSAFPELRVSGLWGARQLSGTLGTGAGAVHCSTVSGPIALLRRPPAEPGPAAAASTSRKDV
- a CDS encoding DUF6104 family protein; its protein translation is MYFTDRGIEELAQRRGDEEVTFEWLADQLRLFVDLNPDFEVPVERLATWLARLDDEDGEED
- a CDS encoding VMAP-C domain-containing protein; the protein is MTWADEGGAQPVDVDPFETLAPLAAAATVRIHAAPRGYDGGEAASRPWGSGFFVAPNWVLTCAHVALRGGSGPEGRDEVGLTIRGVERPVRGRVEWARPEGNPAGGLWPAPDLALVRLLDPVPHSCVWLTERTARVFTRGEVAFFGCLRTEDGIEDISGRCTIRGELGGDGLLKLGGEDEVPEGVSGGPVVDLRRGEVIGILKARRSAGRDGGLATSIVQLRRMPLPADPQLAERDDLYQRVLGAHDRYHADRYLDVADLAEQTWTDAQSDVRAAAGRALTPGQRVELLGLLAQLPPPVSTRRLDEMITALRGRPYEGTLPAPRGWRDGLGLLYELRQGTAELELVLRYAVHAATADRPYPAEPGVEARLRDWAGAAAAGAGLSRWFRANLRLEQDARIREREARRVLAGPPAPRGTPALAEPPWEPAAAGRTAAPPGAAGPGPFPWSGPAAAGVPGGAAGGPARDTGLPDAYPAPAQQPFVLLEITPHGWERGRYDWRVCAGRATGELTSIDEDFRAPGPDEPPERLRAALAEAFRRGDEPDGPVPLHVAVPYSLLGFPVEEWRLAPGGPQLGEQRPVVVRCTDPVPEAEDSDEVRAMRLARWAKVHAGPMSADVLDCADDRPRPLPVPAVLMGRDPATVPVLCRTPVSGGEPAALHRVMASGYNVILWRRDARDRGRGCGDFHSGVDRTVSGAGHAGLLPDALWQLRAAVGGGLADADWARGLALLYADPAGPLPGTDDPLEAP